The Streptomyces rubrogriseus genomic sequence CCGACCAGCGCCTCGGCCAGCCCGGCGACCTCGCCCTCGGCCAGGTGCGGATCCCGGTGCGCGTCGCGCGCGGCGGCGGCGATCAGCTGCGTCACGAAGGCGACGATCTCCTCGCGCATCGCCGCCACCTCGGCGGCGAACCGCTCGCCGTGCGTACGGGCGTGCAGGTGCAGCACCCGCCAGGCGTCCGGGTGCCGCGCGGTGTGCGTGAAGAACGCGCGCAGCCCCGACCAGAGTTGCCCGTCGGCGGACAGCCCCGGACGCACGCCGGCCCGCACCGCCTCGGTGAGGGCGCGGGCCTCGCGGTCGATGCAGGCGCTGAAGAGGTCGTCCTTGGAGTTCAGGTACAGGTACACCAGCGGCTTGGAGACGCCCGCCAGTTCGGCGATCTCGTCCATCGACGCCGCCATGTACCCGCGCCTTCCGAAGACGCTCACGGCGGCGTCCAGCATCTGCTGCTCACGGACCGCACGCGGCATCCGCTTGGTCTTCCCTGCACCCATGCGAATCAGCGTACGGTCCGTGCGGCGGTGTTCCGGACGTCAGCGCCCCGGACGGGACGGTCAGGCGGCGACCGGAACCGGCTCCGACGCCTGCTTCTCCCGCTCCGGCTCGTCGATCGGCGAGGCGTGGGCCTCGTCGTACGCCTTGCGGTCGAGCAGCCCCTCGCGGGCCGAGACGATCACCGGTACGAGCGCCTGGCCCGCGACGTTGGTCGCCGTGCGCATCATGTCCAGGATCGGGTCGATGGCGAGCAGGAGGCCGACGCCCTCCATGGGCAGGCCCAGGGTGGAGAGGGTCAGGGTCAGCATGACCGTGGCGCCGGTGAGGCCGGCCGTGGCGGCGGAGCCGACCACCGAGACGAACGCGATCAGCAGGTAGTCGCCGACCCCGAGCTGGATGTCGAAGATCTGCGCGACGAAGATCGCGGCGATCGCCGGGTAGATCGCGGCGCAGCCGTCCATCTTGGTCGTCGCGCCGAACGGCACGGCGAAGGACGCGTACTCCTTCGGGACGCCGAGGCGCTCGGTGACCTTCTGGGTCAGCGGCATGGTGCCGACCGAGGAGCGGGAGACGAAGGCCAGCTGGATGGCGGGCCAGGCGCCCTTGAAGAACTGGAGCGGGCTGGCCTTGGCGACGGTGGCGAGCAGCGTCGGGTAGACCACGAACATCACGATGGCGCAGCCGACGTAGATGTCGGCGGTGAAAGTGGCGTACTTGCCGATGAGGTCCCAGCCGTAGGTGGCGATGGCCTTGCCGATGAGGCCGACGGTGCCGAGCGGGGCGAGGCGGATGACCCACCACAGGGCCTTCTGGAGGAGTTCGAGGATCGACTCGCTCAGGTTCAGGA encodes the following:
- a CDS encoding dicarboxylate/amino acid:cation symporter, yielding MSVSSPSSFTKYLKVPFWAQILAGLVLGVLLGWLARSQDISWLVTTLEKVGDTFIGLLKLAVAPLVFFAILVSITNLRKVNNAARLASRTLLWFMITSLIAVAIGLVIGLVTNPGAGTGLTAADGAKPEHTGSWIDFLTGIVPTDVITPFTELNVLQIVFMAAVAGIAALQLGEKAQPILNLSESILELLQKALWWVIRLAPLGTVGLIGKAIATYGWDLIGKYATFTADIYVGCAIVMFVVYPTLLATVAKASPLQFFKGAWPAIQLAFVSRSSVGTMPLTQKVTERLGVPKEYASFAVPFGATTKMDGCAAIYPAIAAIFVAQIFDIQLGVGDYLLIAFVSVVGSAATAGLTGATVMLTLTLSTLGLPMEGVGLLLAIDPILDMMRTATNVAGQALVPVIVSAREGLLDRKAYDEAHASPIDEPEREKQASEPVPVAA
- a CDS encoding TetR/AcrR family transcriptional regulator encodes the protein MGAGKTKRMPRAVREQQMLDAAVSVFGRRGYMAASMDEIAELAGVSKPLVYLYLNSKDDLFSACIDREARALTEAVRAGVRPGLSADGQLWSGLRAFFTHTARHPDAWRVLHLHARTHGERFAAEVAAMREEIVAFVTQLIAAAARDAHRDPHLAEGEVAGLAEALVGAAESLADWAGATEGVTAKQAAATLMNFAWAGLGDLMAGRPWSPPEEPGTGEPAPEAEPAPQEQPAPVAQAAG